In Rissa tridactyla isolate bRisTri1 chromosome 24 unlocalized genomic scaffold, bRisTri1.patW.cur.20221130 SUPER_24_unloc_1, whole genome shotgun sequence, the genomic stretch gcctggccccatcctgctgccaccccccctttcagtatttagaataATAGAACTGtcaggcttggaaaggaccttaaagatgatctagttccaacccccttgccatgggcagggacacgtcccactagatcgggttgctcagagccccgtccagcctggccttgaacacttccagggatggggcttccaccccctctctgggcaacctgggccaggggctcaccgccctcatggtgaagaacttcttcccaacgtCCAGTCtcaatcgacccatctctagttttaatccattccctctagtcctaccgttacccgacatcctaaaaagtccctccccgcCTTTCTTGTGGGCCCCCCTGGGGACTGGTAGgacactctaaggtctcctcggagccgccttttctccagactgaacaaccccaactctctcagcctgtccccataggagaggtgctccagccctctcatcatcctcgcagcccttctctggacacgctccagcacgtccATCTCTCTCGTAGTATAAGCGTTGATAAGCtccccccctcagtcgtcttttttccggactgaagagacgcaaatccctcggcctttcttcatcagagagatgttccgtcccctcagcatcttggtagcccttggTGGATCCTCTGCCTCGCTGCGGCTGCTTGGGGAGCAGGGTGTGTGGGGAGCTCCTGCTTCCGCACCTCCTTCCGCTTCCCGCCGCGCCGAAGGGCCGTTGGACGGGGCTTTCCTGTGAGCTCTGGGGTTATCGGCTCTTCCAGCGcagcctcccttcccagccctcctctgcctctcagcgctggggctgggagggctgtgTTTGTCACTGTCCCGCCGAGCCCTGTGactcccggggaggggggggcgggggaagttAGTGGGGGCTTTTACAGCCCTCTCACCGCTGCTGGGCAGCATTGGAGCGGCGCAGGCTGAGCAGCGCTGGCTTCGACGTGAGACTTTGTTCCCCTGGTCCCTGCCCCTTCTCTTCAGGGTCTCTTTGCTGCCGGAGGTCGGTTGTTCCTCCGCTGGCCGAGCTGCGGCCGCGTGCTGGGTAGCTCGGTACCCTCTGCCTAAATCCGCCTTCCTTTGAAATAAACCGGACTTAAAACTAAAAACTGGGCCAAGCGGAAGCGTGCGCGTAATTATTGCGGTTTCATCGCTTGATAACGAACCGCAGCGCAAAAGCCGGTAAGCTGCCGGGCTGGGCATCCCCCAGAGCTGGGGCTCTGTGCCGCAGCCCACCCTGGGCCagggggctgggcgggggggtgtgtgtgcgcgcgGAATGGCAAACTGTGGTAGGTAAAATCCTGTGTTGGCACCTTCCAGCTTACACCCATCCGTTAAGTCAAAcaagctttgatttttctttttttttctttttttttatttttttttttttttaaaaaagtccatCAGCGCGTGACCGCAGCGGCAGGCCATCACACGAAACCGAGGGAAAGGTGCGGCTTTCTTAAGCAGGTTTATTTTAAATCGCCTTCGGAGGACGCGATACCCCAACCTCCCTTGTCCCCAGGCTTTTGTCAAGGGTCTTTAAAGGATACCAGCTGGATACCAGCCCCCCTGCTGCCGCCGGCCCCCCAGTAGCTGGAGCTGGGCCGAGGCCGTAGCTAGGCACGAGCCCTGCTCTCTGAGGAGCAAATTCCTGAGGGCttgtccctccttcctcccttcccccaaggTCCCGGTCGAAGCGGGGCCGCCTCCAGTGGTATCTCGGAGGGCTCAGGGCTGCGTTCAGCCCCAAGATTTCAGGATCTCAGCGGGCGCGGGCTTGCGAGGATGAAGCGCCGCAGGGAGAGCGGAGGGTCAGCTTtgtggagaagaggggaaaaccaAAGCCTGGGAGAGCGGGACTTGGGAAAAGGCAAGGAGTGGCTGTCCCTGTGCCGGAGCCCGGCATGTGCTGCCTTGTGGCACTGGCTCGGGGACGCTGGGCTGGTCGGCTCGAGCTGCGATGCCACAGGGGCCGCACCGAAGCTCCCGAGATGGAGCGTGGATGGGTGAGCCCCAATGGCAGCGCGTGTCCTGCGACCCTCGGCGGGTAGGAGGTGGCCTGCAAGGCACCGAGCGCTGGGGGAGCAGCTCGCGGATGAGACTTGGCCCCGAGTACGTCTGACCTTCCCCTAACTCTGCGGTTCTGCTCCGTGGAAGAAAGCTCAGTGTTGGATGGAGACCTGGCGCCcgtcccgctccccctccccgaTCCTAACGCTCTTTCCGCTGCAGCTTGAAGGCGAGAGCGGAGCCCAGCTGTGTAAATACAGTGAAGTAACGTTCTTACCTGCcctggaaaaatgtttaaatttagcATCCCGACCCGTCTTGCCCCCTCAGCCCTTTCAGGAGGCAGCATGACCTGGGACGGAGCAGAGCTCTGCCCGCAGGGGTCTGTGCTGTCCCGGGGAGCTGATCCCTTGGCGGGACTCCACGTGTCTGGGGGGGAAGAGAGCACCTTGGTGGGGGTGGGCACCCAAATTACAACCAGAGGGGAATGAAGGTGGGCACCTGCCTTTCCCAGGGAGgggagggtgactctgcagcaggCTCTGGAAGGTGTCGTGCGTGGCTCTGGTCTTTCCAGGTCTGGCTTTTGGTGTCTCGTTCCCTTCTGTGGGCATCTTGTGGAACGGAGGTGCCTCTTCCCTTCGCCTTCCCTCCCCCGCGGCAGCACGTAGCTGCCCCGCGCCCCTCAAAGACTGAGAGCCTTTCTCTGGTCGAGGTCGTTCGCCACACGCAAGCCGGCCGACACTTCCCTGCCGAGCACGAGTAACGCCTGGCTGTTCTCTGCCCCTCCGCAGGCTCCTCACTGCGAGCACGCCTTCTGCAATGCCTGCATCACCCAGTGGTTCTCCCAGCAGCAGACGTGCCCCGTGGACCGCAGCGTGGTGACCGTTGCCCACCTCCGCCCCGTCCCGCGGATCATGCGTAATATGCTCTCGAAGCTGCAGATCACTTGCGACAACGCTGTTTTCGGCTGTACGGCGGTCGTGCGACTCGACAACCTGATGTCTCACCTCAATGACTGCGAGCACAATCCAAAGCGCCCGGTGACTTGCGAGCAGGGCTGCGGGTGAGGATGGCCTTGGCGGGGCTCTGCCGCAGAGGGTGGGCAGAGCGGGGACCCCGGGCTCGGGGAAGGAAGCCCTGGCAGCCTTTTGCCGCCACGGCGCAGAGctctgggggtggcagggctTCGAAGGCCATGGTGCTGCAGAAAGGGCGGGGAAGGATTTTTAGTCCAACCCATTTCTTTTTAAGCTTGGTTCAAAGCCCCTGGCTCTTCGGCTCGTTGCTGGGGCTTGGGTATCAGTTGGCTGCTGGGAACGGGGTACTGAGGCCTTTGCGAATCCGCCCAGAGCCATTCCAGCCCCCTGGGACAAGCTCCAGCATGAGCTCTGCTCCCTCCTATGTGCTGCCGAGAGCCAGGAGCGGTGGGTGGCTGGTCTGGCCTCACTGCTCCCGGTGCCGATGTCCTTCCCACTCACGTGTTGTCAGCATCCAGCCGGGTGGTGACTGACCGGTGGCTTGGAGACTTATCGCATCTCCTGGGTGAAGTCAGAGGCTGGATCCGGCCCGTGGGCTGCCTGGTGCGGGCCCCGGTTCTCAGCCCCGCTCGCTTTGGAGGAGGAAAATCCCCATCGCCGGCTGACCTGGCGGTGGTTTGTCCCCGGAGCTCTCCCCCAGACCGTTTGGCTTGGCCCTGAGACGCGGCAGGGAGCAGCCCTTCCTCCACCTCTGGGAGGTTACGGCGCTGGGCTTCCCGGGCCTCTTGGCAAGTCCCCCGAGGCTGGGTTTGTTCTGCAGACTGTTGGCGCGCCTGTGCCGAGTGCTCTGGTGTGTAACTTTCCCTAATGTGGGGCCTccaccttgtttttttttttgttttgttttgttttttttttcgtAACGCTCCGCAGCTTGGAAATGCCCAAAGACGAGCTGCCAAACCACAACTGCATCAAGCATTTAAGGTCtgtggtgcagcagcagcagacgaGAATCGCTGAGCTGGAGAAGACCTCGGCAGAGCACAAGCACCAGTTGGCCGAGCAGGTGGGTCCCCGGGTGCCAAGGGGCTGGCGGGGGTAACCCCGGCCGGCAGCGAGGAGCGGGCAGCCGTTTGctctgcccaccccctgcccccagccccaggcagggcagggagaaaaaaggaggaaaaaaaaaaaaaaagaaacaaaaaaacccaacctttatctcgtgggttgagataaagagggTTTGATACAACAGtcacaaagagaaaagaataataatggtaaaagaacatacaaaattGTCATGCAATACCCGATGACGGGTTCCCCATCCCAAGCAGCAATcacagattcctgccccccagccaacccccgtTTATATGCTGGGAATGATGTCTGTGGGATTGGGATACGCCTTTGGCTGCTTTGTCCTGCCTGCGCTCCCTCTGAGCTTCTGGGGGCAGCTGAAAAAGTCCTCGACTTACTGTAAACGTCGCTCAGCACCGACTAAACCGCCGCGCGCGTTACCAACGTTATTCtgatactaaatccaaaacacagcgagGGCCAGGGAAAACTGACAGCGGGACAAGCTGCCTCGCGGCAGGGTCCCTCCTGGGAAGGGTCAGTCCCTCCTGGGAAGGGTCAGTCCCGCCTGCCCGGacaccaaacaccaaaaaaaaaatagcagctttgTGGCCAAAGAGAGCGGCTGCCGagcagccggggctgcggcgccCTTGCGCGGCTCCGCCATGCAGCCGCTGGGATGGTCGCTGAGCGGCTGGCAGGGCCCGTGTGTGTCCCCTGCCGCGGCGCCGGGGTCCGGCCGCGTGACGCACAGCCGCGGTGCCGACTTGCTCTTTGCAAACCCCGGGATGTCCCGGCTCTTGCAGAAACGGGACATTCAGTTGCTGAAGGCCTACATGCGCGCCATCCGCAGCGTCAACCCCAACCTGCAGAACCTGGAGGAGACCATCGAGTACAACGAGATCCTGGAGTAAGTGCCGGGTCTCGTGCCCATCGGggaggagctgggcagccccaggcCGGGTGTCTGACAGCTTCGCCCACGGCTTTGCCAGGGGGTGAAGCGCCTTCCGAGGCGAAGGCAcggtttgtggggaaaaaaaatgctccaCAAAAGCAAGGAGGCGGTTGCGGGGCGTTCTGTGCTGGGGAGCGGCACGGGAGCCGCTTGCACAATGGGGTGGGAGCGTTTTTATTCTTCCACCTGCATCCTGCTGCCGgattccttcctcctcctgagaaAGGCCGGAGGAAGCAGCTTCGcgtctcactctttttttttttttctcttccccccccccccccctttgctctGGGGAGGGAGTCGCAGGGCTGATGCCGCGGCAGGGTGCcggctgcggggtggggggaacaggggaggggtcggtggggaaggggagggttTCCCTGGGAGCGGTTCGCCAATTTTAGTGGAAGCCACCGAAAAGGGCCAGCGCTGACCCCTTTGTCCCCCGTGTCTTTGTCACCAGGTGGGTGAACTCCCTGCAGCCGGCGCGGGTGACGCGGTGGGGGGGCATGATCTCCACGCCGGACGCGGTGCTGCAGGCCGTCATCAAACGCTCGCTGGTGGAGAGCGGCTGCCCCACGTCCATCATCAACGAGCTGATCGAAAACGCCCACGAGCGCAACTGGCCGCAGGGTCTGGCCACGCTGGAGACGCGGCAGATGAACCGGCGCTACTACGAGAACTATGTGGCCAAACGCATCCCCGGCAAACAGGCCGTGGTGGTGATGGCCTGCGAGAACCAGCACATGGGCGAGGACATGGTGCTAGAGCCGGGACTGGTGATGATATTTGCACACGGAGTGGAGGAAATCTAAGGACTTTTGGAAGAGAAACGCTTCGTGCtgacgaggaagaggagggggaaggcgGAGACCCAGGGGGGAGCCACTCAAAACTGCTGGCGTTCCCTGGGCGCCGCCACGGTTTTCTTAGGGCACCGTTCCCTCGAACTTCCCTCTTCCCAGCTGAAACGATTAAACGCCTCTGGTAAACACGACCCAAACCCTCGGCCCCGCGGCCGGCACACGCTGCCGCCTCCGCCACGTTCGCCCCTTGCAGATCGGCTTCCCCCTTCCGTGTCTTTCGAGGAGAGAAGGAGCCACCGCTCCACACGTACTGCCAGACCCTCGGCCCCCCTTTCCTGGGAGCCGCTGCCTCTCCCGGCGCCcgtcccctgctccagcccaagCCCAGGGACCCAGCTCGGCTCTCGCTGCGGACAGACCCCTCCAACCCCCCCATCCCGGCAGAATCCTCCCCAgcattcctctccctccctggatTTTCCGCCTCGCTCTCCGGCATCTCTTTGCCGTCGTCTCCCCAAGACCTTGTCTCCCAGCAGGCGGCACCGGGCTCCGCTCCCCCCTCCacgggctggggaaggggctgttgGCATCGCCTCCCCCCCACCGCGGCCCCTCCTGACCCTGTGGCCAAACCAGCTGCCAACGAGCCCCCGCTGCCACCGATGGGGGGGCTGGgcgctggggaccccccccaccccgcgcccctCTCCCTCTGCATGCCTCCCCCCGGGAGAGGCCGGACGCCGTCCTGCTCCGTGTTTGCCGGTGTTTGGCTCCGCTTTCTCTGCTCCTCCTGGTGTTACTTTTCCAGACACTCATGATTGTGgttctgtatctttttcttttttattgttgttgggttttggtttttttttttgtgtactttTGGGCCTTTTCTCgtttttatttccccccttttattttatttttgaagtaccGTGGGCAGGCGCCTCGAGAGCCTGGTTGCGGggaatttaatttatttgcatttttttttgttttgtttttgtttttttgttttttttttttttgtttttttttttacaatcctTTCCCCTGCGGTGCCCGCGCTGCGgccggcggtggggggggggcggatttCAGTGATCAATAAACAGTGTTTATTGCTTTATCGGTGTCTCGGGGGGGGTCTGCGCCTGCTCCTGAGACCCCCTGCCGGAgatgggggacggggacagggacgggggggtGACAAAGGAGCTCAGTCCCCTGAGAAAAATGAGGGGGTTTCAGgggtcgtgtccccccccccggcgggggcCGTGGGGTCCCTCCTGTCTCTTTGTGTGGCTGAGATGGAGCAACGCCATTCCCGGGCGCTGCCGCTGCAGCCCCTTCCGCACAGGGACCCTCCCCCGGAGGGACAGGGTGcctggggggcggctgggggtcctgggggggggtcccgccctggggggggggtttgtcGCCTAtacccagctctgcagcccccaaTGGTGGGGTACCCCAAAAAgactctcacacacacacgcccccagAGCCCCGCCGTTAAAAGAGTGGGTACCGAGCGTGGgagtcccccccccccgccccgcgtgACCCACCCCGCGGCGGCCCTGGGAGTCCCCGCAAAATAAAAacgaaaataaaaataacagaccAAAAAAGCGGAAGGTAGCGTCACGGACAGGATTCGAACCTGTGCGGGGAAACCCCATTGGATTTCGAGTCCAACGCCTTAACCACTCGGCCACCGTGACTCCCGCGCCAGCCTTCCCTGCGCTCCACCTagacccggccccgccgccgccccgccccgctccctccgCCGCTCCCGGGCCCATCCCGGGGCTCCCCGCGACCCCCGCCGCTCCCTCTCGATCGCGGGGTGGGTATCGCCGAGCTCCCGGGGACTCGGCGGCGGTACCGAGCAGCGGCGGGAGAaagcggcgcggggcggggccggcaggGGGCGGTAGAGCGGGAGAAAgcggggcggggccggcaggGGGCGGTAGagcgggcgcggcgcggcgcggcgggaggcggcccGGCCCGCTCGAAGATGGCGGTGCGGAAGAAGGACGGCGGCCCCAACGTCAAGTACTACGAGGCCTCGGACACCGTCAGCCAGTTCGACAACGTCCGCCTCTGGCTCGGCAAGAACTACAAGAAGGTaggccgcggcggggggcggggggcgccgccaccagcccccgccccgccgggcccggcctgtcacggccccgccgccgccatcgccgcccccccccccccccccccccacctcgggcccggccccggcggcggcgctgacccccccccctccccgcccccccgcagtACATCCAGGCCGAGCCCCCCACCAACAAGTCGCTGTCGAGCCTggtggtgcagctgctgcagttccAGGAGGAGGTCTTCGGCAAGCACGTCAGCAACGCGCCCCTCACCAAGCTGCCGGTGAGCCCCCGCCGGCGCCGGGGCGCGGGCacacggggacggggacatggCAGGCACCGGCAGCTGCACCCCGGTGGGGGACGCAGCCCAGAGACAGCCGGGGACAAGGCCCCAGGCGGGGACGGTGCCCCAAAGACACAGGGACGGCACCCCGATGGCCCAGGGACAAGACCCTGGTGACCCGGAGGCAgcgccccaaagacctggggacaaggccccaaagacctggggacgaGGCCGAGCAGGGACAatgccccaaagacctggggacaaggccccaaagacctggggacaaggccctgagcaaggGCAGCACCCGAAGATGTGGGGACAGAGTCCCAGTGACCCGGGGACAAGGCCCTGATGACCCAGGGACAAGGTCCCAAGCGGGGACAGCCCCCCAAAGACCCGGGGACAAGGCCCCGGTGACCCGGTTCAGCATCTCAGTGACCCGGGGACAGCAGCCCGGCCGAGGGACGGTGCCCGACCCCAGACAGTGCCCCGATGTGGGACAGTGTCTGGGTCAGGGACAGTGCCCCGGTGTCCTGGGGACAGTGCCCGGTGACACCTGGGCACTGGCCTGCTGGGAACTGCCCCCCAAGCAGGGTCTGTGCCCCAAAGACCAGGGGACAGCGTCCCACCAGGGACAGGGCCCCAACATGGGACAGGGCCCCAGCCACAGACAGCGCCCGAAGGACCTGGGGACacctccccagggaccccaggACAGCGACCCGTGGACCTGGGGACAGTGTCCCAACACAGGGACGGGTCCCCAACTGGGGACAGTGCCCCACCACCGCAGGGACTGCATCCCGACTCGGGGACAGAGCCCAGGAGGATGGCACCCCAGCAAGGGGATGGCGTCCAGCCATGGGGATGGCACCCGGACAGAGGGACAGCACTCCAACGAGGGGACGGCACCCCAATGAGGGGATGGCACCCAGCCATGGGGATGGCACCCTGATGAGGGGATGGCACCTGGACAAAGGGATGGCACCCCGATAAGGGGATGGCACCCCGACGAGGGGATGGCACCCAGCCATGGGGATGTCACCCTGATGAGGGGACAGCACCCCAACAAGGGGATGGCACCCCGACGAGGGGATGGCATGCCGATGAGGAGACGCCACCCCAACAAGGGGATGGCACCCAGCCATGGGGATGTCACCCTGATGAGGGGACAGCACCCCGACGAAGGGATGGCACCCTGATGAGGGGATGGCACCCCGATGAGGGGATGGCACCCAGCCATGGGGATGTCACCCTGATGAGGGGACGGCACCCCAACAAGGGGATGGCACCCCGACGAGGGGATGGCATGCCGATGAGGAGATGCCACCCCAACAAGGGGATGGCACCCAGCCATGGGGATGTCACCCTGACGAGGGGACGGCACCCCGACGAAGGGATGGCACCCTGATGAGGGGATGGCATCCCGATGAGGGGATGCCACCCAGCCATGGGGATGTCACCCTGATGAGGGGACGGCACCCGGACGAAGGGATggcaccctgcccagccccctgcTGCACCAGGGACACAGCCAACCCCTCGCgtctgccccccggcccccccaacCCCTTTTCTTCTGTTACAGATAAAATGCTTCTTGGATTTCAAGGCGGGGGGAGCCCTGTGCCACATCCTGGCAGCGGCCTATAAATTCAAGAGCGACCAAGGATGGTGAGCGCCCGCCTGCACCCCTcggggctgggggtcctgggagcgggagggggcgggggtgggggccAGGGGTGCGGGGGTTCCCTCCATGGGAACACCCTGGGGTAGCTGCATGGGGGGTGGGCTGGTTGTAGGGCACCCACCTCCATAGCAAGCAGGTGCTGGGGCAAGTCCCCCCCTCACCGTGGACCCCTGATGGGGTTTAGGTGtgtgccccgccccccccccgccccgcccccctgcccccccaggcTTTGGATGCTGACGAGGAGACCTGAGCTGTGGCTTTCATGAGAGTCGCTCTTTTCTTCCAATAAGGCGGCGTTTCGATTTCCAGAATCCCTCGCGGATGGACCGCAACGTGGAGATGTTCATGACCATCGAGAAATCCCTGGTGCAGGTAAGAGGTTCTGCGTCTGCCCCCGCTCCGGGAcccccccgccctgtcccccACCCGCTCACCgctctgctctccttccccagaACAACTGCCTGGCCCGGCCCAACATCTTTCTGCACCAGGAGATTGAACCCAAGCTGCTGAGCAAGCTGAAAGACATCGTCAAGAGGCATCAGGTCGGTGGCAgcgccggggtggggggcacggggccggggcggggggcacccaATGCCTCATCCTGGCACTCAGCCCTGGACCcactcccctgctctccccgcagggcacggTGACTGAGGACAAGAGCAACGCGTCCCACATCGTCTGCCCTGTCCCTGGGAACCTGGAGGAAGGTGGGTGCAAGGAGGGAGCCCCCTGCTCCGAGCTCATGGCAATACGCTGTGGGGGGGGTTGTTGGGGGCCAGGGCCGCGCTCGGCGTCACGGGCGGCTCTCGGTGGGACGGTGGGTCCGTGCTCAGCGCTGTCCCCGCTCTGTGTCTCCCGCAGAGGAGTGGGTCCGGCCGGTCATGAAGCGCGACAAGCAGGTCCTGCTGCACTGGGGCTACTACCCAGACAGGtgaggcggccccggggagggcggggggtgggCTGTGGGGATGCGCCCGGAGCCTGAGGGAACCCCCCCCCGTGCCCACGGGGTGCCCGCCCTGCTGCGGGTGCTGCTCTCACCCCGTCCCTCTGCGCCCACAGCTATGACACCTGGATCCCCGCCAGTGAGATTGAGGCCTCCGTGGAGGACGCCCCGACGCCGGAGAAGCCCCGGAAGGTGACGGGGTCCCCCAGGCTGGGACggtggctgcagccccctcccctgcccactgGCTGCCTGACGCGCCCCCACGCCTGCCCGGCAGGTCCACGCCAAGTGGATCCTGGACACGGACACCTTCAACGAGTGGATGAACGAGGAGGACTACGAGGTGACGGACGAGAAGAGCCCTGTCGCCCGCAGGAAGAAGATCTCGGCCAAAACGCTGACGGATGAGGTCAGAGCAGGGTGGCAAAGCCATGGAGGGGAGGCGACGATGGGGGGGTCTCTGCTTGGCTGTCCCACTCGGTTGGATCCAgcgcccccctgtccccccccccaccaggtgAACAGCCCCGACTCAGACCGGCGGGACAAGAAGGGGGGCAATTACAAGAAGCGAAAGCGCTCGccctccccctcgcccaccccagAGGCCAAGAAGAAGAACGCGAAGAAGGGGtgagcctgggctggggggggggcagcagggtcgcatccagggcaggggatggggtgggggagtcCAGCCCTGGGGTGCGGAGGTGACGGGGACGTGGGGGTCTCTCCCTTTGCAGACCCTCCACCCCCTACAACAAATCCAAGCGTGGGCACcgtgaggaggagcaggaggacctGACGAAGGACATGGACGAGCCCTCGCCCGTCCCCAACGTGGAGGAGGTCACCCTGCCCAAGACAGGTCAGGGTGGGGGGGCTGGCAGCTCCCCGCCGTGGGGGTCCCTCCGTCACGAgctcaggctgggctgggggccgTGTCCTCGGGGTGCTCAGCGCCGCTTCCCTCCGCTTGCAGTCAACACCAAGAAGGATTCGGAGTCTGCACCCGTCAAGGGGGGGCACCATGACGGACCTGGGTGAGTCGGAGCCGCCGGGGCCGAGTGCTGCGGAGGGTCCCCCGGCACCGCAGACCTGGCAGTCCCCCAACCGGCCCctgctctcctct encodes the following:
- the RNF41 gene encoding E3 ubiquitin-protein ligase NRDP1 isoform X1; translation: MGYDVARFQGDVDEDLICPICSGVLEEPVQAPHCEHAFCNACITQWFSQQQTCPVDRSVVTVAHLRPVPRIMRNMLSKLQITCDNAVFGCTAVVRLDNLMSHLNDCEHNPKRPVTCEQGCGLEMPKDELPNHNCIKHLRSVVQQQQTRIAELEKTSAEHKHQLAEQKRDIQLLKAYMRAIRSVNPNLQNLEETIEYNEILEWVNSLQPARVTRWGGMISTPDAVLQAVIKRSLVESGCPTSIINELIENAHERNWPQGLATLETRQMNRRYYENYVAKRIPGKQAVVVMACENQHMGEDMVLEPGLVMIFAHGVEEI
- the RNF41 gene encoding E3 ubiquitin-protein ligase NRDP1 isoform X2; translated protein: MRNMLSKLQITCDNAVFGCTAVVRLDNLMSHLNDCEHNPKRPVTCEQGCGLEMPKDELPNHNCIKHLRSVVQQQQTRIAELEKTSAEHKHQLAEQKRDIQLLKAYMRAIRSVNPNLQNLEETIEYNEILEWVNSLQPARVTRWGGMISTPDAVLQAVIKRSLVESGCPTSIINELIENAHERNWPQGLATLETRQMNRRYYENYVAKRIPGKQAVVVMACENQHMGEDMVLEPGLVMIFAHGVEEI